In uncultured Fibrobacter sp., the genomic window GCGCATGAAGAGCATCGGTTCTGTCGAAGTGCCGCAGAAGGCGTTCCTCGCCGTGCTTTCGCTTTCCGACAACTCCACCAACAACGGGGACTAAGTCCAATGTCCAGACTTTCGAGAAAGGTGAAAAGGCTGCAGCGAAAGAATTCGCAAAGCCATATCTTTCTCTTGTTCCTGTTCTTGCTGTTTGTTGGCGGGCTCGCGTTTGTCGCGCGTATTTACGCTCTCGCGCCCGTCAAGATTGTGGATGCGTCGATGACGCCCAAGTTCAAGGAACAGTCTACCCATTGGATGTGCAAACTGCCGCAATGCCTTACCCAAATCAAGGACCAGGACATTGTCTGGCTTTCGCTCAAAAGCGGCGAAACCATGGTGCGCAGGGTGCTTGCCATGCCAGGCGATTCCATTGAAATCACGGATAAAGGCCGCGTGCGTACTCCGCACCGAAACTTTAAATGGAAAGGCGAAGACGCCTTTATTCAAAGCCAAACGATTTACGTTCCTAAAGCCGGCGACACGCTCTATTTTGACAAATTAAACGACGTGGAGCAGGACTATATTTTAGCCTACCTGCACACTCATGGCGAAAAGATTGCCGTCAAGTCGACTCTTTGGCAAGGTGACCGCGAAATCAACATTGACCGCGTGGGTGCCACCAAGATTGCAAACCGCCAGGTAAGCCTTAAAGAAATTGATTTCTTGCCGTGGCAAGACCGCTACCTGATCGAGCTCCAGATTCGCCAGGCAGAACCGGGCAACGCTCCGATTAAAATCAAGCGCGAATTGTTCCGTTTAAAGCCCGCCAAGCTCGAGCTCACTCCCCCGCCCACGTCTTCTGCAGACTCTACCGTAGGCGATTCCATTAAGACCGATTCTATCAAAGTCGCGCACGTCGATTCCAACAAAACAGCAAAGGCCGACACGACTCAAAAAGACACAACGAAAAAGGATTCTGCCGTCGCAGCCCCCGCAAAACAGGCGCCAGCAAAGGAAGAACCGGAACAGTTCTTGGACGAACCCTTGAACAAGATTGTGATTGAAGAAGACTGCTATTACATGACATGCATCAAAGGCTCCAGCTGCCCCGATTCACGCGAACTCGGCTACTTTACGCACAACGATTTTATCGGGCGCTACTTGGAATGGCCTGACCGCTTCCAAAATAGAATCATTGTTCCGGCAAAGAAAATCCTCGACAAATCAATCGAATACATTCTCTCGCTCCTAGCTCCGGAAGAAGATTCTGAAGAAAATACTTCTGAAGATGAAACCAAGAGCGATTCCACAAAGTAAATTCTTTTAGATTGTCACACGAATTGTACTAAAGTACTAAAAGTGCGCAAGGTTATGACGCAGCAGAAAACTTGTTTTCTGTTATGGCATAACCGTAGCCACGAACGCCAACGGCGTTAAATGCTAGGCTCGGAAGTAGGTTTGCAAGCAATCCTGTTTCTCTCGCCTTACGCATTTATCTGATTTTACTAACGTAAAATCTATATATAATAATTTGTTTTTAACAGGAATCACGTTAGTGATTCCCAATCAGTGTGACAATTATATTGTTAAAAAATGCCGTTAAGCATTTCTAATCCGTGTGGTTTCCCAAAAACTTTCATGCCCAATCGATACAACAAAAAAGGCCGCGAATTATCGCGACCTTTTGAATTCCTATTGCTCAGCAATTAGTCCAGCGAGTGAACCAGGAGACCGTCGCGGAGCTTCGGTTCAAACCAGGTGCTCTTCGGCGGCATGATTTCGCCAGCGTCCGCGATGTTCATGAGCTGATCGAGAGTCGTCGGATACATAGCGAAGGCGCAGGCGCATTCACCGCTATCCACACGCTTCACGAGTTCGCCGAGACCGCGGATGCCACCGACGAAGTCGATGCGCTTAGAGGTACGCGGGTCATCGATATCGAAGAGCGGCTTCAGGATAAGTTTCTGGAGGAGAGCCACGTCGAGGCTGTCGACCGGACCGAGGTTCTTGAGGTATTCAGCCTTAAACGTGCAAGCATACCACTTGCCACCCATGTAGAAGTTCACCTGGTTCTGCTTGGCCGGGCTCTGCATCTTGTCGAGTTCGGCAATGTCGAACACCTTCTTCATTTCGTCCATGAGCTGTTCCGGAGTACGACCGTTCAGGTCCTTGAGCACGCGGTTGTAGTCAAGAATCTTGAGCTGGGTGCTCGGGAAGAGGATGGCGAGGTAACGGTTGTATTCTTCGTCACCGGTGTTGTTCGGGTTCTGTTCAGCGCGGAAGCTTGCGGCGCGGGCACCGGCAGCACTGCGGTGGTGACCGTCGGCAATGTAGCTCACCGGAACGGCTTCGAAAGACTTGCGGATGGCTTCGATTTCGGCGTCATCGTCGATAATCCAAACCGTGTGGCCAAAGCCGTCACCCTTGCTCACGAAGTCATACACAGGCTTACGCTTGGTCACTGCACCGAACACATCGAACTGGCCCTGATCGCGGTAGGTCAGGAACACCGGACCGGTGTTGGCGTTGGTGGCAAGCACATGGCGCAAACGGTCTTCTTCCTTGTCGGCGCGGGTCAGTTCGTGCTTCTTGATAATGCCGTTGAAGTAGTCGGCAGCGGGCACGCAGCAAACGAGACCGTACTGTTCGCGGCCGTTCATGGTCTGGCGGTAAACGTAGAGGCAAGGCTTCTTGTCGTAAGCGATAACGCCGTCGGCAATCATCTTGTCCAAATTTTCACGAGCATGCGCATAGACTTTCGGGTCGTAAGCATCCACGGAATCAGGGAGTTCCAGTTCCGCACGGGTCACGCGCAGGTAGGAATGCGGGAGCCCTTCGGCCATTTGCTTGGCTTCGGCGCGGTTCATCACGTCGTACGGGAGGGCAGAAATCGTTTCGGCTTCGGCCGGATTCACCGGGCGCAGCGCCTTGAACGGGTAAATGTGCATCATAGGGTGTTTTCCTTTGTGTGCTGCTTTAATTAAAGCTTCGTCTTCGGCAATCAAGCTCTGGATGTAGCTTGTCTTTGCATCCAGCCACTTTTTCTTGCGATAATTTACAATAAAATAGGCCAGGAAAAAGAAGATTGCACCGCCAATAGCCGCCACAATCGTAATTCCTATCATAAAGGCTGCCAAATGCCCCGCCGCATCGTGCCACAAGTGCGAAATCACGGAAATGCAATTCTTGAACGAAAGGCCTTCGAATTCCGAAAGGAAGTCGAAATTAATCTTTTCGGGGTTTAAAATCTTGCAACCGATGGCGTAACCCGACGGGTAAAAGAAACCGAACTGAGTGAGCGGGTTTGCCACGAAAGAAGACACAATACCCGGCACCTTCGGGAGCCTGAACAGGGCGCAGAACGCCACGGTCAAAATAATTGCGACACCAATTGTCGGCCAAATACCAATAAATACGCCCGCCGCAACGGACCAAGCCACTTTCAGGGCATCTTGCCGCTTGGGGAACATGCGGTTGTAATAGATGCGGCTCAGTCTCTTGTACTTCGACTCGTTGCGGTCGATACGCTTATGCTTAAATCGAATCATTGCGAGCCAAATTTAGAAAAAGTTACAAGCACTCTGCAATCCCCAAGCCTAAAAGATGTGATAAATTCTAAATTTAGAGTGATGAAACACTTGATTTCTAAAGAAGGCTTTGAAAAGTTCAAGGCGGAATGGGAACACCTGAAATACGTAGAACGCCCGGCAATGATCAACCAGGTGCAGGCAGCAGCGGCCGAAGGCGACCGCAGTGAAAATGCGGCCTACACGTACGGGCGCATGCGCGTGCGCGAAATCGACCGCAGGCTCCGCGAACTGGACCGCATTCTGGACGGCGCGCAGGTGGTCGAATCGCAGGCATCTGACGACGGCACGGTGCGCTTTGGCGCTACAGTCAAGATGAAAGACATCAAGACCAAGCGCGAACGCACCTACTCTATCGTGGGCGAAAAGGAAATCGACCCATTGCAGGGCCGCATCAGCATGAAGTCGCCCGTAGGTGAAGCCCTGATGGGCAAAAAACAAGGCGACCAGGTACAGGTGCAAGCACCCAAAGGCCTGATTACCTACGAAATTGTAGAGGTTAGCTACTAGAGGAGATCCCCGCCTACGCGGGGATGACATCAACAGCATGTTCATCGATACGCATTGTCATTTGGATTCCTACGAACAGCATTCCGGCGAAACCGTCGGCGATCTGTTTTCACGCCTCGCCCACGACCCGGATCAAAACGTCCAGGCGCCCGAAGCCTATATTCATGTGGCATGCGATCCGGCAGACTTTGCCCGCGCCCAAGAGCTCTCTGAAAAATATCCAAATGTCTACGCCGCTTACGGGATTCATCCGGAATATGTTTTGACAGAAACCGCCGAAGACGAAGCCCGCATGCTGGAATACCTGAAGCACCCCAAGTGCGTGGCTTGTGGCGAATTCGGACTGGATTACCACTACGGTTCAGACACCAAGGCCGAACAGGTCAAGCTTTTCGAGCGCCATCTGGAACTCGGGCTCAAATCGGGCAAGCCGCTGGTTTTGCACCTGCGCGAAGCCGACGACGATGCGCTCGCCGTGCTCCACAATGCCGACCTTCGTGGAAGCAAGATTCACGTTCACTGCTTTACGGGCTCGCCCAAATTCTGCGCACAGCTTTTGGACCTCAAATACCGCGGCGCAAGCATTTTTGTGGGCTTTACGGGAATCGTGACCTTCAAGAATGCACAAAACGTGCGCGATGCCGCGGCGCTCGTGCCCATGGACCAAATGCTCCTGGAAACCGACTCCCCCTACATGGCACCCATCCCTTACCGCGGAAAGCCCTGCCATTCGGGCTATATCCCCTACATTGCACAGGCACTCGCCCAAGTAAAAGAAATCCCCGTAGAACAACTCTACAGGGACTGTCGCGAAAACACTCGCCGTTGTTACGGGATATAACTCTCTCCGACGTAACCTCTTTCAATAATCGGAATTTCTTTTGCCGGCTTTTCGGCAACTGCAGACGACGCGGGCAGATAATGCTGCTGCAAGTATTCGTAGGCCTTGTCAGCAGATAGCGGTTTGCTAAAGTAGAAGCCCTGAATCAGCTTGCAACCTTCAGACTTCAAGAAGTCAAGCTGTTCTTCGCTTTCGACGCCTTCTGCAATCAAGTCCAGATTCAAGGACTTGGCAATGCCAATCACCATGCGGGCAAAAGAGGCATCTTCTTCGTCGTCGGTCACGTGGTCAATGAAGGACTTGTCCATCTTGAGCGTATGAATCGGGAACTGCTTGAGGTAAGAAAGGCTGCTGTAACCCGTACCGAAGTCGTCAATCGAAATCTGGATACCCATTCCCGAAAGAGCCTTCATGATCTTCACCGTCTTTTCGGCTTCGCACACGGCTGTGTATTCGGTAATTTCGAGCTTCAGGTTCTTGGGGTTCAAATGCGTTTCGAGCAACACCTGCTTGATGTCGTCGATCATGTTGTCGAGCGCAAACTGCTTTGCCGAGAAGTTCACGGCCACCTGGATATCGGTAAATCCCTGGTCGACCCAAGCTTTAGCCTGCAAGCACGCCATTCTCAGAATCTGGGCACCCATCGGGATAATGAGGCCAGTCTCTTCGGCAATCGGGATAAATTCTGCCGGCGAAATAAACTTGTTTTCGGACTGGTTCCAACGGACAAGCGCCTCGAAGGCGGACACGCGGTTTCCGTTAGCGATATCGACAATCGGCTGGTAGAACAGCACGAATTCGCGAGCCTGGAGAGCCCTGCGGATATCGAATTCAAGTTTGTAGAGCTTCATGGCCTTTTCACGGATGCCACCGCTAAAGAACTGGATTCCGCCATGAGCCACGCTCTTCTTCATTTCGCGAAGGCTGGAGGTGACGTTCGCCATGATGTCTTCGACGCAGTCCACTTCGCGGTTGAGGGCCACCGCCATCGAAACGCCGATATAAAGTTCACGACCTTCCAGCTGGATGGGCTGCTTGACCGCATTGTGGATTCTGCGGACTACAGCCTTGATATCGTTATCGTCGTCATTAAACTTGATATCGTGCAAAACAATAGCAAACACATCGGGACCAATTCGTGCAATCGTGTCACCCACGCGGCACTGGGCCTTAATACGGTCGGCGACCACGCGCAAAACGCTGTCGCCTACATTAATGGAATAAGATGTATTGATTGCGCCAAAACGGTCGATGTCCAAAAGGGCCACCGCAAACAGGTAATCGGGTCTCTTGAGAGCCATGTCGACATCGACTTTGAGCTTTTCAAGGAAGAACTTGCGGTTATAAACGCCGGTCAGGGCATCTTGATAGGCGTAGTAGTAATTCTGCTTGGCCTGGGCCTGCTTGTCGGAATATTCGTTCAAGGCACCGACAATACGGATGGGATGCCCGGAATCGTTCATCTGCACGTGGCCAGAAAGCATCAGGCTGCCTTCGCCGGACTTTGCCTTCAGCAAATTGACCGTCAAGCTGAACTTTTCGCCATTTTCGAGGGCGACCTGCAAGGCCTTCTTGAACTGGAGCCAGTCACTTTCGACAATGCGTTCCTTGAGCAAGTCAAAGGAATCGAGCATGGTACTCGATTCGGCCTGCAAAAGCTTAATCGCGCGGCGGGACCAGTACACCTTTCCGGTAATCACGTCAAAGGTCCAGAAACCGCTAGCGGAGATATCGACCATCATCTGGAACAGTTCGTCACGTTCCATGAGATCTTTCTTGAAATCACGAATGGGGACCGGATCGGCAGTCGGAGGGGCGATATTGACATCTTCGCGCATGCGCTTGCGGTTGCCAATAATCGGAAAACGGTACAAAACAGCCACTACAACCAAGAAAAAGTCGGCAAGAATATAAGGGACCGCCCAAATTAGACGTTCCTTACCCGATAAAATTTCTGGAATGAATGCTGCAAAGAAAACGCTTGCTATAACCAGCAAGAACCTTAACACCACTTTTTCGTCAAACAATCTCATTTACCCAATCCGTATGGGCTTAATATATAAATAAATTTTAACAGTGTAACTAAATTTTTTATGTTTTTTTTGATAGTGGATGGTTACACGATAACAAAAAACGGACCCTGGGGATCCGTTTTAATAGTGCCAAAGGGACTCGAACCCTTGTTACCGGCGTGAGAGGCCAGTGTCCTGGACCACTAGACGATGGCACCGAATTGCTTATTTAGCGCGCTAAACGAGCGCCGCCAAATATAGCAAACCAGCAATTTTCTGTCTAGTCTCTGTAGTAGAGGTCGAGATTGCTTTCAACTGCAGTCGAATTTTCGAGGTTGTTCACAAATTCAGTGAACAAAGTCATGGCAACATAGCTGCTGGTGTT contains:
- the greA gene encoding transcription elongation factor GreA, with amino-acid sequence MKHLISKEGFEKFKAEWEHLKYVERPAMINQVQAAAAEGDRSENAAYTYGRMRVREIDRRLRELDRILDGAQVVESQASDDGTVRFGATVKMKDIKTKRERTYSIVGEKEIDPLQGRISMKSPVGEALMGKKQGDQVQVQAPKGLITYEIVEVSY
- a CDS encoding EAL domain-containing protein produces the protein MRLFDEKVVLRFLLVIASVFFAAFIPEILSGKERLIWAVPYILADFFLVVVAVLYRFPIIGNRKRMREDVNIAPPTADPVPIRDFKKDLMERDELFQMMVDISASGFWTFDVITGKVYWSRRAIKLLQAESSTMLDSFDLLKERIVESDWLQFKKALQVALENGEKFSLTVNLLKAKSGEGSLMLSGHVQMNDSGHPIRIVGALNEYSDKQAQAKQNYYYAYQDALTGVYNRKFFLEKLKVDVDMALKRPDYLFAVALLDIDRFGAINTSYSINVGDSVLRVVADRIKAQCRVGDTIARIGPDVFAIVLHDIKFNDDDNDIKAVVRRIHNAVKQPIQLEGRELYIGVSMAVALNREVDCVEDIMANVTSSLREMKKSVAHGGIQFFSGGIREKAMKLYKLEFDIRRALQAREFVLFYQPIVDIANGNRVSAFEALVRWNQSENKFISPAEFIPIAEETGLIIPMGAQILRMACLQAKAWVDQGFTDIQVAVNFSAKQFALDNMIDDIKQVLLETHLNPKNLKLEITEYTAVCEAEKTVKIMKALSGMGIQISIDDFGTGYSSLSYLKQFPIHTLKMDKSFIDHVTDDEEDASFARMVIGIAKSLNLDLIAEGVESEEQLDFLKSEGCKLIQGFYFSKPLSADKAYEYLQQHYLPASSAVAEKPAKEIPIIERGYVGESYIP
- a CDS encoding S26 family signal peptidase; the encoded protein is MSRLSRKVKRLQRKNSQSHIFLLFLFLLFVGGLAFVARIYALAPVKIVDASMTPKFKEQSTHWMCKLPQCLTQIKDQDIVWLSLKSGETMVRRVLAMPGDSIEITDKGRVRTPHRNFKWKGEDAFIQSQTIYVPKAGDTLYFDKLNDVEQDYILAYLHTHGEKIAVKSTLWQGDREINIDRVGATKIANRQVSLKEIDFLPWQDRYLIELQIRQAEPGNAPIKIKRELFRLKPAKLELTPPPTSSADSTVGDSIKTDSIKVAHVDSNKTAKADTTQKDTTKKDSAVAAPAKQAPAKEEPEQFLDEPLNKIVIEEDCYYMTCIKGSSCPDSRELGYFTHNDFIGRYLEWPDRFQNRIIVPAKKILDKSIEYILSLLAPEEDSEENTSEDETKSDSTK
- a CDS encoding DUF1015 domain-containing protein; its protein translation is MMHIYPFKALRPVNPAEAETISALPYDVMNRAEAKQMAEGLPHSYLRVTRAELELPDSVDAYDPKVYAHARENLDKMIADGVIAYDKKPCLYVYRQTMNGREQYGLVCCVPAADYFNGIIKKHELTRADKEEDRLRHVLATNANTGPVFLTYRDQGQFDVFGAVTKRKPVYDFVSKGDGFGHTVWIIDDDAEIEAIRKSFEAVPVSYIADGHHRSAAGARAASFRAEQNPNNTGDEEYNRYLAILFPSTQLKILDYNRVLKDLNGRTPEQLMDEMKKVFDIAELDKMQSPAKQNQVNFYMGGKWYACTFKAEYLKNLGPVDSLDVALLQKLILKPLFDIDDPRTSKRIDFVGGIRGLGELVKRVDSGECACAFAMYPTTLDQLMNIADAGEIMPPKSTWFEPKLRDGLLVHSLD
- a CDS encoding TatD family hydrolase, which produces MFIDTHCHLDSYEQHSGETVGDLFSRLAHDPDQNVQAPEAYIHVACDPADFARAQELSEKYPNVYAAYGIHPEYVLTETAEDEARMLEYLKHPKCVACGEFGLDYHYGSDTKAEQVKLFERHLELGLKSGKPLVLHLREADDDALAVLHNADLRGSKIHVHCFTGSPKFCAQLLDLKYRGASIFVGFTGIVTFKNAQNVRDAAALVPMDQMLLETDSPYMAPIPYRGKPCHSGYIPYIAQALAQVKEIPVEQLYRDCRENTRRCYGI